Proteins from a genomic interval of Nocardioidaceae bacterium:
- a CDS encoding DEAD/DEAH box helicase family protein yields the protein MQNALDGWVTGHEADLVGVVETQTRVCLAVYGKDASRVAQDARNERRIAQGGYSTRQLEELIQNAVDATRGSGSRVEVLLTEECLYVANDGEPFTEAGVRAVMASDISAKEDEEIGKFGIGFKSVLAVSDSPQIFSKSVSLGFDGQWSRDRLIAAGFEETHYPVMRLGRVLDAAEWAARDADLADLMAWASTVIRLPLIEGDLALDRRLASFPAEFILFSDHVLRARFRGRGREKTFRGDWDVTKRAASDGFVELVADGKVSRWKVCGVKHQPSDLALTDGGHAASREVVEVKYALRVPPKVSLGRFWAFFPTFDETTLAGVVNAPWKLSDDRTHLLEGPFNKELLALLPSLVGDAIGVLGGSDAPMAALDAMPARGKEDRNWVDGYINEPVMLKLSGQPCIPDGRGQLRRPIEIKWVPDFSEGPEAKESLGDWLKEWAESPGAPIEQWLHPGAYATPERRHKIRRLKRLSGDDGRGAADITEWLEALVSSGSAESSRAAIALAAKIVGDRESGRPGVSQAFADAARKSRIIRLEDGSFTAPRRGRVFVRSGESKRQADVAYVDPALASSDDVKRSLSVLGVRVMDRRGELAALLARTRSVDAARKGAVWSEIWQILRELPSATAITVLQEELGDNLSELVWLRTAEGRWATPEHALLQGRIISGADPKDRAFLIDPVFHAADEDLLRKVGAVDAPTRRYTVSEEPWVSEYKAQLRAAFIENAQGRPDPGSVIVRGVDPLWPLSMIAKLGDEGRANATEHLMTHASAEPWTARHKTVKAHRPIQGLHPDIWFIKRHGVLRTSFGLTPVKHAIAPESGVDSDIFPVAKATFQSALLGLKASIDDLTSSDWTWMKARVDRWRDPADEQRRYNFYAWFAYYNEPTDLLVRVGRDNQMAAPNAIGVTRDRGVYESMLEAHVPAMFVEDSEDADDVAYLIEKWGLVDAKQLLQEEVVVETSGEAGYLLDLFPPLKAHLNDVEDHDLRLQPCSRIVRMVATPRGQAARPMKHRRDGETLFVTAASPEGRLQQVSDELQLGMSKAHIDAVFADMEKKKVNATRRAVRDAADDLDRLVAAVGEQPLRRSVPRPALDALENDGPLDSRSVAKLAYSVHGVGILKQLRSALDEAGLEPPREWSGRRTTRQWVASLGFPLDWAGFPSADRPAVELVDGPAVLPPLHEYQGQVTRRITHLLEGGGPDRGMVSLPTGAGKTRVTVEALVRAFADGTLDESRPLLWIAQTDELCEQAAETWAYVWRAIGPGKSLRLGRLWASNEVAEEPGTLQIVVATIQKLSSVKDRPADDYDWLTDPSVVVIDEAHTSISSSYTQVLEWTQRSTRGRDKEARRPLIGLTATPFRGMSEEETARLARRYDSNRLDRNAFLDDDDPYGELQDQQILATVRHELLDGADVRLSSKDVAEIEEFGRLPAAISEKLGEDLNRTQRVVDSIARLPEDWSVLAFAPSVENARVMAALLTNAGVQAVSVSASTEPAARKHYVEEFKAGRIRVLTNYNVFTQGFDAPKVRAVYVARPTFSPNVYQQMIGRGLRGPRNGGSEEVLIVNVKDNLDQYGDRLAFQDFEYLWDRKQGAGAESDV from the coding sequence ATGCAGAACGCGCTTGACGGATGGGTCACGGGCCACGAAGCCGATCTCGTCGGCGTGGTGGAAACTCAGACCAGGGTCTGCCTGGCGGTTTACGGGAAGGACGCCTCGCGCGTGGCGCAAGACGCAAGAAATGAGCGTCGGATCGCGCAAGGCGGCTATTCAACTCGTCAGCTGGAGGAGCTTATTCAGAACGCAGTGGACGCGACGCGCGGCTCGGGCTCCCGAGTCGAGGTGCTTTTGACAGAAGAGTGCCTCTACGTCGCGAACGACGGCGAGCCCTTCACCGAGGCTGGAGTGCGGGCCGTAATGGCCTCGGACATCTCAGCAAAAGAAGACGAGGAGATTGGCAAATTTGGTATCGGCTTCAAGTCCGTGCTTGCGGTTTCGGACAGTCCGCAAATCTTCAGCAAAAGCGTAAGCCTCGGCTTCGACGGCCAGTGGTCGCGCGACAGGTTGATTGCAGCTGGTTTTGAGGAGACGCACTACCCAGTCATGCGTCTGGGGCGAGTTCTCGACGCTGCTGAATGGGCGGCTAGGGATGCCGACCTAGCAGACCTGATGGCCTGGGCGTCGACAGTGATCCGTTTGCCGCTGATCGAAGGGGATCTAGCGCTCGATAGACGACTCGCATCATTTCCCGCCGAGTTTATTCTCTTCTCCGACCACGTGCTGCGTGCCCGGTTTCGTGGCCGCGGTCGCGAGAAGACCTTCAGGGGAGACTGGGACGTCACCAAGCGGGCGGCCTCTGACGGATTCGTCGAGCTCGTGGCGGATGGCAAGGTCAGCCGATGGAAGGTGTGCGGCGTAAAACACCAACCCTCTGATCTCGCCCTGACTGACGGTGGGCACGCAGCTTCGCGGGAGGTCGTCGAAGTCAAGTACGCACTCAGGGTGCCGCCCAAGGTTTCGCTTGGGCGCTTCTGGGCGTTCTTCCCTACGTTTGATGAAACGACTTTGGCCGGGGTCGTCAACGCTCCCTGGAAGCTGAGTGACGATCGCACCCATCTCTTGGAAGGGCCTTTCAATAAAGAGCTCCTAGCCCTACTCCCTTCTCTGGTCGGAGACGCCATCGGTGTGCTTGGTGGTTCCGACGCGCCAATGGCGGCACTCGACGCCATGCCCGCACGCGGCAAGGAGGACCGCAATTGGGTGGACGGCTACATCAACGAGCCAGTCATGCTCAAGCTCAGTGGTCAACCGTGCATACCAGATGGGCGCGGACAGCTTCGCCGGCCCATTGAGATCAAGTGGGTTCCTGATTTCAGTGAAGGTCCCGAAGCCAAGGAGTCGCTCGGCGATTGGCTCAAAGAGTGGGCGGAGTCGCCGGGGGCCCCGATCGAACAATGGTTGCACCCCGGGGCGTATGCGACTCCTGAGCGTCGGCACAAGATCCGCCGTCTGAAGCGCCTGAGTGGCGACGATGGGCGGGGCGCGGCAGACATTACGGAGTGGTTGGAAGCATTAGTTTCTAGCGGTAGCGCTGAGTCATCCCGAGCTGCCATAGCGCTCGCCGCTAAGATAGTTGGGGACAGAGAGAGCGGCCGACCCGGCGTCAGTCAGGCTTTCGCTGACGCCGCGCGAAAATCACGCATAATTCGATTGGAAGACGGCAGCTTCACGGCTCCTCGACGCGGGCGTGTGTTCGTGCGGAGCGGAGAATCCAAAAGGCAGGCTGACGTGGCCTATGTCGACCCAGCTCTTGCTAGCAGTGATGATGTCAAGCGGTCTCTGTCTGTTCTCGGTGTCAGGGTCATGGACCGTCGAGGGGAACTCGCCGCCCTTCTGGCGCGAACCCGGTCGGTAGACGCTGCTCGGAAGGGGGCCGTTTGGTCAGAGATTTGGCAGATCCTTCGGGAACTGCCAAGTGCCACCGCGATCACAGTCCTACAAGAGGAACTGGGCGATAACCTTTCTGAGCTCGTGTGGCTGCGAACTGCAGAGGGTCGATGGGCTACGCCTGAGCACGCACTCTTGCAGGGGCGCATCATTTCTGGCGCTGACCCGAAAGACCGTGCCTTTTTGATTGATCCCGTGTTTCACGCTGCCGACGAAGATTTGCTGCGTAAGGTGGGTGCCGTGGATGCTCCTACTCGGCGCTACACCGTAAGTGAAGAGCCGTGGGTCTCAGAGTACAAGGCTCAGCTTCGGGCCGCATTCATTGAGAATGCTCAGGGTCGTCCAGATCCAGGCAGTGTCATTGTCCGCGGGGTAGATCCGCTCTGGCCGCTAAGCATGATCGCGAAGCTCGGGGACGAAGGGCGTGCTAACGCTACAGAACACTTGATGACGCACGCGTCCGCCGAGCCCTGGACCGCGCGGCACAAGACTGTGAAGGCGCACAGGCCAATCCAGGGTCTGCATCCCGATATCTGGTTCATAAAGCGGCACGGAGTGCTGCGCACGTCTTTCGGTCTTACGCCGGTCAAGCACGCGATCGCCCCTGAGAGCGGGGTTGACTCTGACATATTTCCCGTGGCGAAGGCGACTTTCCAGAGCGCGCTTCTGGGTCTGAAAGCTTCTATCGATGACCTCACGTCGTCCGACTGGACGTGGATGAAGGCTCGCGTCGACCGTTGGCGGGATCCAGCAGACGAGCAGAGGCGGTACAACTTCTATGCCTGGTTTGCCTACTACAACGAGCCCACGGATCTACTCGTCCGCGTCGGCCGCGACAACCAGATGGCGGCCCCCAACGCCATCGGGGTCACACGGGACCGCGGTGTCTACGAGTCGATGCTGGAAGCGCACGTACCGGCCATGTTCGTCGAGGACTCCGAGGATGCAGATGACGTCGCCTACCTGATCGAGAAGTGGGGGTTGGTCGATGCCAAGCAGTTGCTGCAGGAGGAAGTTGTCGTCGAGACATCCGGCGAGGCCGGCTACCTGCTCGATCTCTTCCCGCCTCTGAAGGCGCACCTGAACGACGTGGAGGACCACGACCTGCGGTTGCAGCCTTGTAGTCGCATCGTGCGGATGGTGGCGACGCCCCGAGGACAGGCGGCGCGACCCATGAAGCACCGGCGGGACGGCGAAACCCTCTTCGTCACGGCCGCCTCTCCGGAGGGCCGTCTGCAGCAGGTTTCAGACGAGCTGCAGCTCGGGATGTCCAAGGCGCACATTGATGCCGTTTTCGCGGACATGGAGAAGAAGAAGGTCAATGCCACGCGGCGCGCCGTCCGCGACGCCGCGGACGACCTGGACCGCCTTGTTGCGGCGGTCGGCGAGCAACCGCTGCGTCGCTCCGTGCCGCGGCCCGCCCTCGATGCTCTCGAGAATGACGGTCCCTTGGATTCCCGTAGTGTCGCGAAACTGGCGTACTCGGTCCACGGTGTAGGCATTCTCAAGCAGCTTCGATCCGCGCTCGATGAAGCCGGTCTCGAGCCGCCCCGCGAGTGGTCCGGCCGGCGCACGACCCGTCAGTGGGTTGCTTCCTTGGGGTTCCCCCTGGACTGGGCGGGTTTCCCGTCCGCCGATCGTCCGGCTGTGGAACTAGTGGACGGTCCGGCCGTGCTTCCCCCGCTCCACGAGTATCAAGGGCAGGTCACGAGGCGGATCACTCACCTTCTCGAGGGAGGAGGACCCGACCGCGGCATGGTCTCGCTCCCCACGGGAGCAGGTAAGACCCGTGTGACTGTCGAAGCCCTGGTCCGCGCTTTCGCGGACGGCACACTCGACGAGTCCCGACCTCTGCTCTGGATCGCTCAAACCGATGAGCTGTGCGAGCAGGCAGCTGAGACGTGGGCCTACGTCTGGCGCGCAATAGGCCCGGGCAAGAGCTTGCGCTTGGGACGACTGTGGGCGAGCAACGAGGTGGCCGAAGAGCCAGGGACGCTGCAGATCGTCGTCGCGACGATCCAGAAGTTGAGCTCGGTGAAGGACCGCCCGGCGGACGACTACGACTGGCTGACCGATCCGTCCGTCGTCGTCATCGACGAGGCCCACACGTCCATCAGCTCCAGCTACACCCAGGTGCTCGAATGGACCCAACGGTCCACTCGAGGCCGTGACAAGGAGGCACGACGACCGCTGATCGGTCTCACGGCGACGCCGTTCAGGGGGATGTCGGAGGAGGAGACGGCGCGACTCGCCCGGCGATATGACAGCAACCGTCTCGACCGCAACGCCTTCCTCGACGATGACGACCCGTACGGCGAGTTGCAGGACCAGCAGATCCTGGCGACCGTGAGGCACGAGCTGCTCGATGGCGCGGACGTGCGCTTGTCGTCGAAGGACGTGGCGGAGATCGAAGAGTTCGGCCGGTTGCCGGCGGCCATCAGCGAGAAGCTGGGCGAGGACCTGAATCGCACGCAACGCGTGGTCGACTCGATAGCCCGGCTGCCCGAGGATTGGAGCGTGCTCGCGTTCGCCCCGTCGGTGGAGAACGCCCGTGTTATGGCGGCTCTGCTGACCAACGCGGGCGTGCAGGCCGTTTCGGTGTCCGCGAGCACCGAGCCAGCGGCTCGCAAGCACTACGTGGAAGAGTTCAAGGCTGGTCGCATCCGCGTGTTGACGAACTACAACGTGTTCACGCAAGGCTTCGACGCTCCGAAGGTCCGGGCGGTGTATGTGGCTCGTCCGACCTTCAGCCCCAACGTCTACCAGCAGATGATCGGCCGGGGGTTGCGCGGTCCGAGAAACGGTGGCTCCGAGGAGGTCCTGATCGTTAACGTCAAGGACAACCTCGACCAGTACGGTGATCGGCTCGCTTTCCAGGACTTCGAGTACCTGTGGGACCGCAAGCAGGGTGCCGGCGCGGAGAGCGATGTCTGA
- a CDS encoding helicase C-terminal domain-containing protein, with protein sequence MTLDPWYEARRHMVEAVRLDLTGTSDEVLAEDPLERFVVGILHPRVADGSSEPIEVADDAADNDAGTQPDAAYDPAVSFAHLRYPSSMGLTVGLSEAARHLNVEVSADRYERSEAGRDWAVVAARRVVRVDLEDVPKEGWEVTDGLLLRVVSRRARQGTRSVTLVIVNTQPRPDKGRSDAQCWFRPRISVRATEGEFVDRGGRASVGGEKDLETNDLLYRRQRNVAVGHGVSVTWNDGTVIDEVSTTFFPEHDLQLADASRDDVPPLDMAALAAGDLGAAHALIAAYAKWIDELDDGLADLSSEQMTTLDRHKSDALIALERMKRGLALVEEGVAATAFSAMNSVMREQRRRQEMIRKNLDQAPEDVTAEWRPFQLAFVLMNLEGLLDPASDERDLADVLWFPTGGGKTEAYLGLISFSLVLRRLRAESVAAGAGVGVIMRYTLRLLTLQQFERAAGLICSLEDWRLQQDREMAPFSIGLWVGQGATPNNIKNAASALRKRQNDQHPGEDGDPVQLLRCPWCGHELTPHDYEADKLADELRVRCPRSTCRYFGREGLPVHLIDSDVYRERPSLVIGTVDKFAMLAWNEDSGRILGVGSSAPPDLIVQDELHLIAGPLGTLVGLYETGIDYLATDRGSGVRPKLVASTATIRRAREQVKAVFDRDARQFPPPGLDAGDSFFAVDASAEVKGTRKYVGLMAPSTSHATLLVRTYAALLQGAADLDASDEVKDAYWTLLGYFNSLRVLGAAYIQSIDDVVDRIKVVARRSGSTPRPISDPRELTSRKQASEIPEELAALETAMTDDDCPDVVLATNMISVGVDVDRLGLMVVMGQPQTTSEYIQATSRVGRQKPGLVMTLLNASRSRDLSHFEGFTSYHRSLYSQVEATSATPFAARALDRGLHGLLILLARHTVPGASDDKSVDVPVSGDELDDLVEVITARARRSEAKAASSVEAALEALIERWSEAVDDDGVDRYARWQFQSKDLLSLMVPAGTDVAGPEEESALVEQFPPQEAPWPTLTSLRNVDRESTLKIISTKQTKAVSSDGDE encoded by the coding sequence ATGACACTCGACCCTTGGTACGAAGCCCGACGCCACATGGTCGAGGCTGTCCGGCTCGACCTGACGGGAACCTCGGATGAGGTCCTCGCTGAGGACCCGCTCGAGCGATTCGTCGTCGGGATCCTCCACCCTCGCGTGGCGGACGGTTCGTCGGAGCCGATCGAGGTGGCCGACGACGCCGCCGACAACGATGCAGGCACACAACCCGACGCGGCGTACGACCCGGCCGTCTCGTTCGCACACCTGAGGTACCCCTCGTCGATGGGGCTGACCGTCGGCCTGAGCGAGGCGGCGCGGCACTTGAACGTCGAGGTGAGCGCCGACCGGTACGAGCGCTCGGAAGCCGGCAGGGACTGGGCGGTGGTAGCGGCGCGCCGCGTCGTCCGGGTCGACCTGGAGGACGTGCCGAAGGAGGGCTGGGAGGTAACGGACGGACTCCTGCTCCGGGTCGTTTCGCGACGCGCACGTCAGGGCACTCGAAGCGTGACGCTGGTGATCGTGAACACGCAGCCCCGTCCCGACAAGGGACGATCGGACGCCCAGTGCTGGTTCCGTCCTCGCATCAGCGTGCGCGCGACCGAGGGTGAGTTCGTCGACCGTGGGGGCCGAGCCTCGGTGGGTGGCGAGAAGGACCTTGAGACCAACGACCTGCTCTACCGGCGGCAGCGCAACGTGGCGGTCGGTCACGGAGTCTCGGTGACATGGAACGACGGGACCGTCATCGACGAGGTCAGCACGACGTTCTTCCCCGAGCACGACCTGCAGCTGGCGGACGCCTCGCGTGACGACGTACCCCCACTCGACATGGCCGCCCTCGCTGCCGGAGACCTCGGGGCGGCTCACGCCTTGATTGCCGCGTACGCGAAGTGGATCGACGAACTTGATGACGGGCTCGCGGACCTCTCGTCGGAGCAGATGACCACGCTCGATCGCCACAAGTCGGACGCCCTCATCGCGCTGGAGCGGATGAAGCGGGGTCTGGCGTTGGTCGAAGAGGGAGTGGCGGCCACTGCGTTCTCGGCGATGAACTCCGTCATGCGCGAGCAGCGCAGGCGCCAGGAGATGATTCGAAAGAATCTCGACCAGGCTCCTGAGGACGTCACGGCGGAGTGGCGGCCGTTCCAGTTGGCGTTCGTCCTGATGAACCTCGAAGGCTTGCTCGATCCGGCCTCAGACGAGCGAGACCTCGCTGACGTCCTGTGGTTCCCCACGGGCGGTGGAAAGACCGAGGCCTACCTGGGTCTGATCTCTTTCAGCCTCGTTCTGCGGCGTCTTCGAGCCGAGAGCGTGGCCGCGGGCGCCGGTGTCGGCGTCATCATGCGGTACACCCTGCGCTTGTTGACCCTGCAGCAGTTCGAGCGAGCCGCCGGCCTCATCTGTTCGCTCGAGGACTGGCGCCTTCAGCAGGACCGCGAGATGGCTCCGTTCTCGATCGGGCTCTGGGTCGGCCAAGGCGCGACCCCGAACAACATCAAGAACGCAGCGTCCGCCCTCCGCAAGCGCCAGAACGACCAGCATCCCGGTGAGGACGGCGACCCCGTCCAGCTTCTGCGCTGCCCGTGGTGCGGGCACGAGCTGACACCGCACGACTACGAGGCCGACAAACTAGCGGACGAGCTGCGGGTCAGGTGCCCTCGGTCGACGTGCCGCTATTTCGGACGCGAGGGACTCCCCGTCCACCTCATCGACAGCGACGTCTACCGGGAGCGACCGTCTTTGGTGATCGGCACGGTGGACAAGTTCGCGATGCTGGCCTGGAATGAGGACAGCGGACGCATCCTGGGAGTCGGATCGTCGGCTCCGCCGGACCTCATCGTCCAGGACGAGCTGCACCTCATCGCAGGCCCTCTGGGCACGCTCGTCGGCCTCTACGAGACGGGCATCGACTACCTGGCCACCGACCGTGGGTCCGGCGTCCGACCGAAACTGGTCGCTTCCACCGCCACGATCCGCAGGGCGCGCGAACAGGTCAAGGCGGTCTTCGATCGCGACGCGCGTCAGTTCCCTCCGCCCGGTCTGGACGCCGGCGACTCGTTCTTCGCGGTCGATGCTTCCGCCGAGGTGAAGGGCACCAGGAAGTACGTCGGCCTGATGGCGCCGAGCACGAGTCACGCCACGCTGCTGGTCCGCACGTACGCCGCGCTGCTTCAGGGTGCAGCGGACCTCGACGCGTCGGACGAGGTGAAGGACGCCTACTGGACCCTGCTGGGCTACTTCAACAGTCTCCGTGTGCTCGGCGCGGCCTACATTCAGTCGATCGACGACGTCGTCGACAGGATCAAGGTGGTGGCCCGGCGCTCCGGCTCGACTCCGCGCCCGATCAGCGATCCGCGTGAGTTGACTTCGCGCAAGCAGGCCAGCGAGATCCCGGAGGAGCTTGCGGCCCTCGAGACCGCCATGACCGACGACGACTGCCCCGACGTCGTCCTGGCCACGAACATGATCTCGGTCGGCGTCGACGTCGACCGTCTGGGCCTGATGGTGGTGATGGGTCAGCCGCAGACGACGTCGGAGTACATCCAGGCCACCAGCCGGGTCGGTCGACAGAAGCCCGGCCTCGTGATGACCCTGCTCAACGCCAGTCGGTCGCGCGACCTGTCCCACTTCGAGGGGTTCACCTCCTACCACCGCTCGCTCTACAGCCAGGTGGAGGCCACGAGCGCGACGCCGTTCGCAGCGAGAGCGCTGGACCGTGGCCTGCACGGGCTCCTGATCCTCCTGGCCCGGCACACGGTGCCGGGGGCGTCGGACGACAAGTCGGTCGACGTACCGGTGTCGGGTGACGAGCTGGACGACCTCGTCGAGGTGATCACTGCCCGGGCCAGGCGGTCCGAGGCCAAGGCTGCCTCGTCCGTGGAGGCAGCATTGGAGGCGCTGATCGAGAGATGGAGCGAAGCAGTCGACGACGACGGCGTCGACCGATACGCACGCTGGCAGTTCCAGAGCAAAGACCTGCTTTCTCTCATGGTCCCCGCCGGCACGGACGTAGCGGGTCCGGAGGAGGAGTCCGCGCTCGTCGAGCAGTTCCCGCCGCAGGAAGCGCCCTGGCCGACCCTCACCAGCCTCCGGAACGTGGACCGTGAGAGCACTCTGAAGATCATCTCCACCAAGCAGACGAAGGCGGTGTCGTCCGATGGCGACGAGTGA
- a CDS encoding ATP-dependent helicase, with translation MSDIDLDKEQMQVATAAPGTRQVVIAGPGSGKTEVVAALIESLVDDHDVDPDDGIVIISFSNAAVTAAQRRLVTAGFTTVRPRTLDSLAAGILADLAAVDWAPLGFEDRIRLATRLLSEENWDALDDIEHLVVDEIQDVVGTRARFLLALLDNLDDSAGFTLLGDPAQAIYDFQLREAGDKRDAELGSDRFLGEVLGDAGVLRVVLEGQYRARTREARAAADLRHYVAESSKAPYAVEDFEADLIHVGDVQLAASLLHGWGGVTAFLVENNGQALLVADELTRSGIDVELRRSVHEQPLPSWIARELADSPVIGVTREDFFRAYDDEELAQERWRALRGITGARGRELDLRRLVERLGQPGVASMLPPDSGAPPVVVSTVHRAKGLEFDNAVLVRFPDKPWLEKMPEHDRVRFVALTRARGRIVVADGPDDRHVKRLQRSRRGRWINGGHKKWMTFGVQVMTDDIDQGHPPGDDAEQVQQWLRSDNVAGTQVTFELDERRSASERPCFALKHAELVIGRTSPEFGEELGRRITKRHQDGSFAAHLGEATIDRVVSVAGPRCAEMPGAHGLWLAPSLASMVPISYTTEEDA, from the coding sequence ATGTCTGATATCGACCTGGACAAGGAACAGATGCAGGTCGCCACGGCGGCGCCCGGCACCCGACAAGTAGTCATTGCCGGTCCTGGGAGCGGGAAGACGGAGGTCGTCGCGGCCCTCATCGAGAGCCTCGTCGACGACCACGACGTCGATCCCGACGACGGCATCGTGATCATCAGCTTCTCCAACGCCGCCGTCACTGCGGCACAAAGGCGGCTAGTCACTGCTGGCTTCACGACCGTGCGACCGCGCACGCTGGACTCCCTGGCGGCGGGCATTCTGGCCGACCTTGCGGCCGTCGACTGGGCACCTCTCGGCTTCGAGGACCGCATCCGCTTGGCGACCCGGCTCCTGTCTGAGGAGAACTGGGACGCCCTGGACGACATCGAACACCTGGTCGTCGATGAGATCCAGGACGTAGTCGGCACCCGCGCGCGATTTCTCTTGGCGTTGCTGGACAACCTGGACGACAGCGCGGGGTTCACCCTCCTGGGTGACCCGGCTCAGGCCATCTACGACTTTCAGCTTCGGGAGGCGGGTGACAAGCGTGACGCAGAACTGGGTTCCGATCGCTTCCTCGGCGAGGTTTTGGGCGACGCCGGGGTTCTCAGAGTCGTCCTCGAAGGTCAGTACCGCGCCAGGACACGCGAGGCTCGCGCAGCCGCCGACTTGCGGCATTACGTCGCCGAGTCGAGCAAGGCGCCCTACGCGGTAGAGGATTTCGAAGCCGACCTCATCCATGTCGGTGACGTCCAGCTGGCGGCATCTCTACTGCACGGTTGGGGTGGCGTCACGGCCTTCCTGGTCGAGAACAACGGTCAGGCGTTGCTGGTCGCAGACGAGTTGACCCGGTCGGGCATCGACGTGGAGCTGAGGCGGTCCGTGCACGAACAGCCGTTGCCGTCGTGGATCGCGCGCGAGCTCGCCGACAGCCCGGTCATCGGAGTGACACGCGAGGATTTTTTCAGGGCGTACGACGACGAGGAACTCGCTCAGGAACGGTGGCGCGCGCTTCGTGGCATCACCGGGGCTCGTGGCAGAGAGCTGGATCTGCGACGTCTCGTAGAGCGGTTGGGACAGCCCGGTGTTGCGTCGATGCTTCCTCCGGACTCAGGTGCGCCCCCCGTCGTGGTCTCGACGGTGCACCGCGCCAAAGGACTGGAGTTCGACAACGCCGTGCTCGTCCGTTTCCCGGACAAGCCCTGGCTCGAGAAGATGCCTGAGCACGACAGGGTTCGGTTCGTCGCACTGACGCGCGCGCGCGGACGCATCGTGGTTGCCGACGGCCCCGACGACCGGCATGTCAAGCGACTGCAGCGGTCCCGGCGTGGACGCTGGATCAACGGCGGCCACAAGAAATGGATGACCTTCGGCGTTCAGGTGATGACGGACGACATCGATCAGGGCCACCCTCCCGGCGACGACGCAGAGCAGGTCCAGCAATGGTTGCGTAGCGACAACGTCGCGGGCACGCAGGTCACTTTTGAGCTCGACGAGCGTCGCTCAGCGTCTGAGCGCCCGTGCTTTGCCCTGAAGCATGCCGAACTTGTCATCGGTCGCACCAGCCCGGAGTTCGGCGAAGAACTTGGACGGCGCATCACAAAGCGACACCAGGACGGCAGTTTCGCGGCGCATCTGGGCGAGGCGACCATCGACAGGGTCGTGAGCGTGGCCGGGCCGCGTTGCGCGGAGATGCCCGGGGCCCACGGCCTGTGGCTGGCTCCCTCGCTGGCGTCCATGGTGCCCATCAGCTACACGACGGAAGAGGACGCATGA